The following coding sequences are from one Deferrivibrio essentukiensis window:
- a CDS encoding MFS transporter, translated as MLVQIEKRAQHPIIDFNIFKTNITFTFSNAAAFINYSSTFAVSFLLSLYLHYIKGLSVQNVGMILLFQPLMMAIFSPIAGRLSDKIEPRIIASIGMGLMSVSLFIFSTINFQSSIQIIVFTLALLGLGFALFSSPNANAIMSSVKKKDYGIASALLGTMRLTGQMFSMAIVMVVFTLIIGKVRITPEYYDGFVSSTKILFLIFGFLNFIGIFASITRGDIKNINRS; from the coding sequence ATGTTAGTCCAGATAGAAAAAAGGGCTCAACATCCAATAATTGATTTTAATATTTTTAAAACAAATATCACATTTACATTTTCAAATGCAGCAGCATTTATAAACTACTCTTCCACTTTTGCGGTAAGCTTCTTATTAAGTTTGTACCTTCACTATATTAAAGGGTTAAGTGTTCAAAATGTTGGGATGATTTTGCTATTTCAACCCTTAATGATGGCTATATTCTCACCTATTGCAGGGAGGCTTTCCGATAAAATAGAGCCAAGAATAATTGCATCAATCGGCATGGGACTTATGTCTGTAAGCCTTTTTATTTTTTCTACGATAAATTTTCAGTCAAGTATTCAGATTATTGTTTTCACTTTGGCACTTCTTGGCCTTGGGTTTGCTCTATTTTCATCCCCTAATGCCAATGCAATAATGAGCTCAGTAAAAAAGAAAGATTACGGCATCGCCTCTGCACTGCTTGGCACGATGCGGCTTACCGGGCAGATGTTTAGCATGGCTATAGTTATGGTAGTATTCACTTTGATTATAGGCAAAGTAAGAATCACACCGGAATATTATGACGGCTTTGTTTCAAGTACCAAAATATTATTCTTAATTTTCGGATTTTTAAATTTTATAGGCATCTTTGCCTCAATTACCCGGGGGGATATAAAAAATATCAACAGATCTTAA